The following coding sequences lie in one Fibrobacter sp. genomic window:
- a CDS encoding epoxyqueuosine reductase QueH translates to MSDENSRPDLVLHICCAPDEAWGVHTLRDQYNIRGFFCNPNIDREEEYNLRLEEAKKVAAHYGIPLEADKYDPQSWEESIAPFADTPEGGERCRRCFLLRLRRTADFCKKTGGKLFSTVMSVSPHKSITLLNETGSASAVEYGITYECLNLKKNDGFRKSVLLSKELGLYRQDYCGCRLSRKERDLRIQKKKASSASLPC, encoded by the coding sequence ATGAGTGATGAAAACTCCAGACCGGATCTGGTTCTTCACATCTGCTGTGCCCCTGATGAAGCCTGGGGAGTACATACTCTCCGAGATCAGTATAATATCAGAGGTTTTTTCTGCAACCCAAACATTGACCGCGAAGAAGAGTACAATCTCAGGCTGGAAGAAGCAAAAAAGGTCGCTGCACATTACGGTATTCCACTGGAAGCTGACAAATACGATCCACAATCATGGGAAGAAAGCATCGCACCCTTTGCCGATACTCCTGAAGGCGGTGAGCGCTGCCGCCGGTGTTTTCTTCTACGGCTTCGCAGAACCGCAGATTTCTGCAAAAAAACCGGTGGAAAGCTTTTCTCAACAGTAATGAGTGTCAGCCCGCATAAGAGCATAACATTGCTCAATGAAACCGGATCAGCATCCGCTGTTGAATATGGAATCACCTATGAGTGTCTGAACCTGAAAAAAAATGATGGTTTCCGGAAGAGTGTTCTATTGAGCAAGGAACTGGGTCTTTATCGTCAGGATTACTGCGGATGTCGTCTGAGCAGGAAAGAGCGGGACCTTCGGATCCAGAAAAAGAAAGCATCCTCTGCTTCCCTTCCTTGCTGA
- a CDS encoding tetratricopeptide repeat protein, with protein sequence MDEWLDFSELIDKTQELIELGLHDEALKILDEYSRIYGDEWEIYVLFSRIYTEQNQPDKAIPCLHKGLKIDKTNADCLLGLFYAYAMKDQVAKGARYLFRAHQFHPENELIISSLIWYYTEINEIGKAIELFKELSAKGISNPEAFRNGALAFERAGQRENAEKCFKAALELNPAYDEVRDLLADHYLYLEQAEKAIFLYQEALKESPRNIRILSRLVFCYSQAEKPDQASSLAKEIIRLYPNSPVGYVDLAYVVLNAEDYDKAIECADKALDISPIDPEAFRVKALACSEKKDFDTAEKLFQTALSMAPENTEILRDYYHHLRSSGRYEEMEKCVNNVIKLEQPYCTEDYWFLADYYREKEQISKSFHFLNKAYKSMPGEKELIPPMVDIMLERGHAGYSLPFLFNYVEDNGWNEVMNEFAHHKRMKSKWAQESIRLLRFFGRSGDYRDYVFSHYLRKFIIGSAILILLLSTVPLYLLWGISGIIFLAVIAGGAIGAYAGTRSLTRKVKASGG encoded by the coding sequence ATGGATGAATGGCTGGATTTTTCCGAGCTGATCGATAAAACCCAGGAGCTTATAGAACTGGGACTCCACGATGAGGCACTGAAGATTCTTGACGAATACAGCAGAATCTACGGTGATGAGTGGGAGATATATGTTCTCTTCTCCCGGATCTATACTGAGCAGAACCAGCCAGATAAGGCTATCCCCTGCCTTCACAAAGGCCTGAAAATCGACAAGACCAATGCAGACTGTCTTCTGGGGCTCTTTTATGCTTATGCCATGAAGGACCAGGTCGCTAAAGGCGCCCGATATCTCTTCCGTGCCCATCAATTTCATCCGGAAAACGAACTGATAATCTCATCTCTGATATGGTATTACACTGAGATAAATGAGATCGGGAAAGCTATAGAGCTTTTCAAGGAACTCAGTGCCAAAGGGATTTCCAATCCTGAGGCTTTCCGTAATGGTGCTCTTGCCTTTGAGCGGGCTGGACAGCGGGAAAACGCGGAAAAATGCTTCAAGGCTGCTCTCGAGCTGAATCCTGCTTACGATGAGGTCCGTGATCTTTTAGCCGACCATTATCTCTACCTTGAACAGGCAGAAAAGGCTATTTTCCTCTACCAGGAAGCATTAAAAGAGTCTCCACGAAATATCCGCATTCTCTCCAGGCTTGTGTTCTGTTACTCCCAGGCTGAAAAACCCGACCAGGCCTCATCACTTGCAAAGGAGATAATCCGTCTTTATCCCAATTCGCCTGTAGGCTATGTGGACCTTGCCTACGTTGTTCTTAACGCAGAAGACTATGACAAAGCAATTGAATGTGCAGATAAAGCACTGGATATTTCTCCAATCGATCCTGAGGCATTCAGAGTCAAAGCTTTAGCCTGCTCAGAAAAAAAAGATTTTGACACAGCAGAAAAGCTTTTTCAGACCGCACTCTCCATGGCTCCGGAAAATACCGAAATTCTCCGCGATTATTATCATCACCTGCGAAGTTCCGGACGCTACGAGGAGATGGAGAAATGTGTAAACAATGTGATCAAACTCGAACAACCCTACTGTACTGAGGATTACTGGTTTCTTGCAGATTATTACCGTGAAAAAGAGCAGATATCAAAGTCTTTTCATTTTCTTAACAAGGCATACAAGAGCATGCCCGGAGAAAAGGAACTTATTCCCCCAATGGTTGACATAATGCTTGAAAGGGGGCATGCCGGGTACTCCCTGCCCTTCCTCTTCAATTATGTAGAGGATAATGGGTGGAATGAGGTGATGAATGAGTTTGCACATCATAAGAGAATGAAAAGTAAATGGGCTCAGGAGAGTATTCGTCTGCTGAGGTTTTTCGGACGTTCGGGTGATTACCGCGACTATGTTTTTTCCCATTATCTGCGCAAATTCATCATCGGGTCAGCCATTTTGATTTTGCTTCTGAGCACTGTACCATTATATTTGCTCTGGGGAATAAGCGGCATTATTTTCCTTGCTGTTATAGCAGGAGGAGCGATCGGCGCCTATGCCGGAACGCGCTCTCTTACCAGGAAAGTGAAAGCATCAGGAGGATAA
- a CDS encoding SoxR reducing system RseC family protein, with product MFFFISVEENEGKIFQKKQNRLFLAVNPDCNTEQCQIGCGACGGNSSVKKITVVTDRAEEYLLGQTVRFRRYILNEAIGALIVFGIPLIMALATIITWYIISPQKADTPLAVFTTGVSFITGFAVVWLIDNIFRRKFPNMILSSLDKENGD from the coding sequence ATGTTTTTTTTTATCTCTGTAGAAGAAAATGAGGGAAAGATATTCCAGAAGAAACAAAACCGACTGTTTCTGGCTGTGAATCCTGATTGTAACACTGAACAATGCCAGATCGGCTGTGGCGCCTGCGGCGGGAACAGCAGCGTAAAAAAAATAACTGTTGTCACAGACAGGGCTGAAGAGTATCTGTTAGGGCAGACAGTCAGATTCAGGCGCTATATTCTGAATGAAGCTATAGGGGCACTGATAGTGTTCGGGATTCCACTTATCATGGCTTTAGCGACAATAATCACCTGGTACATTATCTCACCTCAAAAAGCAGATACCCCACTCGCCGTTTTTACAACCGGGGTCTCCTTTATCACCGGATTTGCGGTTGTCTGGTTGATTGACAACATTTTCCGCAGAAAATTCCCTAATATGATTTTAAGCAGTCTTGATAAAGAGAACGGGGATTAG
- the alr gene encoding alanine racemase, whose product MNSKLSPRVEISLDNLLHNLRQIRSIAPGTGVLAVVKDCSYGCGSVMITRTLEQQGGVHFFAVARPEEAFLLREEGLSSPILVLGEADSSQIKEAWTKEILFSCNSLDTLRNWIKSGLQVRFHLNIDTGMHRMGLLPSEVEDFAKHLQNSSGNLLFEGVFTHMTSADVPGTETVQSQLASFRKALSVLRSHNLSPVHIHFGNSATVMLHGISECTLIRPGIALYGCKPDPAQDFPLDLKPVAALKGYIVRMKQVPAGTPVSYGAHYITEQTTWIATINAGYGQGVPRFLSNKGYVLIRGKKYRIAGNVTMDYIMVDAGPEPCIGIGDEAVIMGNQNGESITPDEIASMGNTIAYEILCNLSTAIDRYYYLNDSIVFHSSGSIF is encoded by the coding sequence ATGAACTCTAAACTTTCTCCCCGTGTGGAAATCTCTCTGGATAACCTTCTTCACAATCTCAGGCAGATTCGTTCCATTGCACCGGGGACAGGCGTACTTGCGGTTGTAAAGGACTGTTCCTATGGCTGCGGCAGTGTAATGATCACCCGCACACTCGAACAGCAGGGCGGGGTCCATTTTTTCGCCGTGGCCAGACCTGAGGAAGCATTTCTTCTGCGGGAAGAAGGATTGAGCAGCCCCATACTGGTTCTGGGTGAGGCCGATTCATCACAGATAAAAGAGGCCTGGACAAAAGAGATTCTTTTTTCCTGCAACAGTTTAGATACTCTTAGAAACTGGATTAAATCGGGACTTCAGGTGAGATTTCATCTGAATATCGACACCGGCATGCATCGAATGGGCCTTCTGCCCTCCGAAGTGGAAGACTTCGCGAAACATCTCCAGAACAGCTCCGGTAATCTGCTCTTTGAGGGTGTGTTTACTCACATGACATCAGCGGATGTACCAGGAACAGAAACAGTACAGAGCCAGTTAGCAAGTTTCCGCAAAGCTCTGTCTGTCCTCCGCTCTCATAACCTTTCTCCTGTTCACATACATTTTGGCAACAGTGCGACAGTTATGCTCCATGGGATAAGCGAGTGTACCTTGATCCGCCCTGGAATTGCCCTTTACGGCTGCAAGCCGGACCCTGCTCAGGATTTTCCTCTCGACCTCAAGCCTGTAGCCGCACTGAAAGGATATATTGTAAGGATGAAGCAGGTTCCGGCCGGCACACCAGTCAGCTATGGAGCACATTATATCACTGAGCAGACCACATGGATTGCCACTATTAACGCCGGTTATGGCCAGGGAGTCCCAAGGTTTTTAAGCAACAAAGGTTATGTACTTATACGTGGTAAGAAATACCGTATAGCAGGAAATGTGACCATGGATTATATCATGGTCGATGCGGGGCCGGAGCCATGTATCGGGATCGGTGATGAGGCGGTAATTATGGGGAATCAGAATGGAGAGAGTATTACTCCAGATGAGATCGCTTCGATGGGAAATACAATTGCCTATGAGATTCTCTGTAATCTCAGTACTGCCATAGACCGCTATTATTATTTAAACGACTCGATCGTATTTCATAGTTCCGGCAGCATTTTTTAG
- the hisI gene encoding phosphoribosyl-AMP cyclohydrolase: protein MNLLDAVKFDEKGLVSAIAQDYNTSEVLMLAYMNRETLAETLEKGVMVYFSRSRQKRWFKGETSGHVQKVREVYIDCDGDALLFKIDQTGAACHENYFSCFFRRNIEGTWQVVKQKIE from the coding sequence ATGAATCTTCTTGATGCAGTAAAGTTTGATGAAAAGGGTCTGGTTTCAGCTATCGCTCAGGATTATAATACCAGCGAAGTTCTGATGCTTGCTTACATGAACCGGGAAACACTGGCGGAAACACTCGAGAAAGGTGTGATGGTTTATTTCAGCCGCTCCCGCCAGAAACGCTGGTTTAAGGGAGAAACATCCGGCCACGTTCAGAAAGTTCGCGAAGTCTACATTGATTGCGATGGTGATGCTCTTCTCTTTAAGATCGACCAGACCGGTGCCGCCTGCCATGAAAACTATTTCAGTTGTTTTTTCCGCAGGAATATCGAAGGGACCTGGCAGGTTGTAAAACAGAAGATAGAGTGA